The following proteins come from a genomic window of Gemmatimonadota bacterium:
- a CDS encoding 1-acyl-sn-glycerol-3-phosphate acyltransferase, with amino-acid sequence MISMTFYRFCWWLAYGLAVVLFRLRVEGRRHIPQSGALILASNHCSNVDPVIIGVAAGRELWYLAKAELFPIPLLGKLIHKLHAMPVDRSRGDRSAFLAWTKILQDGNPVLIFPEGTRNKRPEFLRPRPGVGMLVYRTQAPVIPVYISGTVNIWKTMVGLDRLQVRFGKPILGCPEQLPDRRRDAYNFVTQDVMRHLAVLKRMRRKAGTVAPASHNG; translated from the coding sequence ATGATATCGATGACTTTTTATCGCTTTTGCTGGTGGCTGGCCTACGGGCTGGCCGTTGTTCTCTTTCGGTTACGGGTCGAAGGGCGGCGTCACATACCCCAGTCGGGTGCGTTAATTTTGGCTTCTAACCATTGTTCTAACGTCGATCCCGTTATTATTGGAGTTGCGGCAGGCCGCGAACTTTGGTATCTTGCTAAGGCTGAACTCTTTCCTATTCCGTTGCTGGGAAAGTTGATTCACAAGTTACACGCGATGCCCGTTGACAGAAGTCGTGGAGACCGCAGCGCATTTTTGGCCTGGACAAAAATTTTGCAGGACGGTAATCCCGTGCTCATTTTTCCAGAAGGCACGCGCAATAAGCGTCCCGAATTTCTGCGCCCTCGACCAGGGGTTGGCATGCTGGTTTATCGCACTCAGGCACCTGTGATACCCGTATATATTTCGGGCACAGTCAATATCTGGAAAACGATGGTTGGGCTGGATCGGTTGCAGGTGCGATTTGGCAAGCCCATTTTGGGTTGTCCAGAACAATTGCCCGACAGGCGTCGCGACGCCTATAATTTTGTCACTCAGGACGTGATGCGTCATCTCGCTGTTCTGAAGCGGATGCGGCGGAAAGCCGGCACGGTCGCACCCGCTTCCCACAATGGTTAA
- a CDS encoding segregation/condensation protein A has translation MIASNLTAQFDPDAAPYGVKLDLFEGPLDLLLFLIQKNEIDIYDIPIADITRQFLEYVEIIQRLNLEVAGDFVVMAATLMRIKSRMLLPSDPEAEEEEGDPREELVRRLLEYQQFREVAAWMDDQQTEYRDVFYRGASMDLEDIRKQEVGEFRPVSLFELLRAFKQAMDAAPKADFHEVTRVDVTTEERAEYVLDVLERRHQVPFSDLIASTYRTVVVVTFIALLELMKEGKVRVQQADIDGELWVYRRDALDTASFEEDINDV, from the coding sequence ATGATTGCATCCAATTTGACAGCTCAGTTCGATCCGGATGCCGCGCCTTATGGCGTGAAGCTCGATTTGTTTGAAGGCCCGCTGGATCTGTTGCTCTTTCTCATCCAAAAAAACGAGATCGATATCTACGATATTCCCATCGCTGATATTACGCGGCAATTTTTAGAATATGTCGAGATCATCCAGCGATTAAACTTAGAGGTCGCTGGCGATTTTGTCGTGATGGCCGCCACATTGATGCGCATCAAATCGCGCATGTTATTGCCCTCTGATCCAGAAGCCGAGGAGGAAGAAGGAGATCCTCGCGAAGAATTGGTGCGCCGCTTGTTGGAATACCAGCAGTTCAGAGAAGTCGCCGCGTGGATGGACGATCAGCAAACGGAATACCGCGATGTTTTCTATCGGGGTGCTTCGATGGATCTGGAAGATATTCGGAAGCAAGAAGTCGGGGAATTTCGTCCCGTGAGCCTGTTCGAATTGCTTCGCGCCTTTAAGCAAGCGATGGATGCGGCGCCAAAAGCCGATTTTCACGAGGTGACACGGGTTGATGTGACCACAGAGGAGCGCGCCGAATACGTGCTTGATGTACTCGAGCGACGGCATCAGGTTCCATTTAGCGATCTGATTGCCAGTACATATCGCACTGTTGTTGTTGTGACATTTATCGCGTTACTGGAATTGATGAAAGAAGGGAAAGTCCGCGTTCAACAGGCCGATATCGATGGAGAACTCTGGGTTTATCGCCGCGATGCTTTAGACACGGCGTCTTTCGAGGAGGACATAAACGATGTCTGA
- a CDS encoding rRNA pseudouridine synthase has product MGKANRIPMTERLNRFLARAGVASRRASDRLIQTGSVKINGAVVTHPGTRLNPHSDRVCVNGRAIQSVDRQTYILFHKPPGYLVSARDPHHAQTIYKLLRGIDARVFPAGRLDLDTRGVLLLMDDGDLAFRLTHPRYGVKKVYRAWVRGHPSEAVLTALREGIKLNDGISAPAHIRVMRARGGDTELELVLQEGRKRQVKRMCEAAGHRVQSLTRTHFAGLTTRHLDPGQWRHLTQAEVKRLREMVGLYHEQ; this is encoded by the coding sequence ATGGGGAAAGCGAACAGGATACCCATGACAGAGCGCCTGAACCGGTTTCTGGCCCGCGCGGGGGTAGCTTCGCGGCGGGCGAGCGATCGGTTGATCCAAACGGGTAGCGTTAAAATAAATGGCGCTGTTGTGACACATCCGGGCACGCGATTAAACCCGCATAGCGATCGCGTATGTGTCAATGGGCGGGCGATCCAATCGGTTGATCGACAAACTTATATTTTATTTCACAAACCCCCGGGATATCTGGTATCGGCGCGCGATCCGCATCATGCCCAAACAATTTACAAATTGTTGCGCGGCATTGATGCTCGGGTTTTTCCCGCCGGACGGCTCGATCTGGATACGCGAGGGGTTTTGTTGTTGATGGATGACGGCGATCTGGCATTTCGATTGACCCATCCGCGATATGGCGTAAAAAAAGTCTATCGCGCATGGGTGCGCGGGCATCCCAGCGAGGCGGTATTGACAGCATTGAGAGAGGGAATAAAGCTCAATGATGGGATTTCGGCTCCCGCACATATTCGCGTGATGCGCGCAAGAGGTGGGGATACAGAATTAGAATTGGTGCTTCAAGAGGGACGAAAAAGACAGGTGAAGCGGATGTGCGAGGCGGCAGGACATCGGGTGCAGTCTTTGACACGCACGCATTTTGCCGGACTCACAACGCGACATCTCGATCCAGGCCAATGGCGGCATCTGACACAAGCGGAAGTAAAAAGGCTTCGGGAAATGGTCGGGCTGTACCATGAACAATGA
- the mutS gene encoding DNA mismatch repair protein MutS — MEQYAHFKEQHPDAILLFRMGDFYETFYDDAVVASQLLGLTLTSRNNGRADRIPLAGVPHHALDTYLARLIRAGKKVAICEQMEPPQKGKKVVRREVVQVVSPGTVMSDDLLDQKRNNYLVGIFVSGDQLGMATADLSTGMFKASERAADDLWEILERVAPAEVLAPEAWVNDNEAEFAARMPGALLTHIEDWHFGQHYAYDALREHFKVASLKGFGCDDLTVGICAAGGVLCYLRENQKGAVSHITRLAREHTESVMELDLVTQRNLELVTTIQEGRREGTLFGVLDQTCTPQGARTLRTWLSQPLVDVGRIDARLDAVQEFVESAAHRDEAREALRHIGDMERLMSRICCNRANPRELVALQRSLEAVVPLRETLCEFRADLLVRARDQGMPDLTELIDLIAHTLEDDPPAQISDGGYIRTGYHKELDELREIASGGRDWVANLQAEEREKTGIASLKVGYNKAFGYYIEVTKANQDKVPAYFVRKQTLVNAERYITPELKDWEAKILGADERARDLERDLFAALREEVAGWVEPVQRTALSVATVDVLSTLAEVAFSNDYVRPQVDNSVRIDVKDGRHPAVEQLLPGGQFVPNDLTIDGEKDQILLITGPNMSGKSTILRQTGLIALLAQVGSFVPAREARIGVVDRIFTRVGASDNLARGESTFLVEMNEAANILNNATPKSLVLLDEIGRGTSTFDGLSIAWAMTEYLHNAEQIQPRTLFATHYHELTELEDLLPRVVNYSVAVREAGDTIAFLHKLVPGGCDHSYGIEVARLAGMPAEMIARAKEILNRLEQNDLSVGSKPQPDRVKENGQMPLFAPAAEVRVEREDHPLLSELRDLDIAHLTPVEALVKLDAWKRALEE; from the coding sequence ATGGAACAGTACGCGCATTTTAAGGAGCAACATCCGGATGCGATTTTGCTGTTTCGGATGGGCGATTTTTACGAGACATTTTACGACGATGCCGTTGTTGCATCTCAGCTTTTGGGATTGACATTGACATCGCGCAACAATGGGCGTGCAGACCGCATTCCGCTGGCAGGTGTACCTCATCACGCGCTGGATACCTATCTCGCAAGGCTCATCAGAGCAGGAAAAAAGGTGGCGATTTGCGAGCAGATGGAGCCGCCACAAAAAGGCAAGAAAGTGGTGCGCCGCGAGGTGGTGCAGGTCGTGTCGCCGGGAACGGTAATGTCCGATGATTTGCTCGATCAAAAGCGCAATAATTATCTCGTGGGCATTTTTGTTTCCGGCGATCAATTGGGCATGGCAACAGCGGATTTGTCAACGGGCATGTTCAAGGCATCGGAACGCGCGGCAGATGATTTGTGGGAGATATTGGAGCGCGTGGCTCCCGCAGAGGTGCTGGCGCCCGAAGCGTGGGTCAATGACAATGAGGCCGAGTTTGCAGCGCGGATGCCGGGTGCATTGCTCACGCATATAGAAGATTGGCATTTTGGACAGCATTATGCGTACGATGCACTGAGGGAGCATTTCAAAGTGGCATCTCTCAAGGGCTTTGGATGCGATGATCTCACCGTTGGGATATGCGCCGCGGGCGGGGTGCTGTGTTATTTGCGCGAAAATCAAAAGGGAGCCGTATCCCATATTACGCGACTGGCGCGCGAACACACCGAGTCGGTGATGGAATTGGATCTGGTGACACAGCGCAATCTGGAACTGGTTACAACCATTCAAGAGGGGCGGCGCGAGGGTACGTTGTTTGGGGTTTTAGATCAGACGTGTACGCCGCAGGGCGCGCGGACACTGCGCACATGGCTATCACAACCGCTTGTGGATGTTGGTCGCATTGATGCGCGCTTAGATGCAGTACAAGAATTTGTCGAATCTGCGGCACATCGGGACGAAGCGCGAGAGGCGTTGCGCCACATTGGAGACATGGAGCGGTTGATGTCCCGAATTTGTTGCAATCGGGCCAATCCACGTGAGCTTGTGGCTCTCCAGCGGTCTCTGGAAGCAGTTGTTCCACTGCGAGAAACCCTGTGTGAGTTTCGTGCGGATTTGCTGGTGCGGGCGCGGGATCAGGGCATGCCGGATCTGACGGAGTTGATTGATTTGATTGCCCACACGCTTGAAGACGATCCACCTGCACAGATCAGCGATGGCGGATATATTAGAACCGGCTATCACAAGGAACTGGACGAGTTACGGGAAATCGCATCGGGCGGGCGCGATTGGGTTGCCAACTTGCAGGCAGAGGAACGCGAGAAAACGGGTATTGCGTCGTTGAAGGTGGGGTATAACAAGGCATTTGGATATTATATTGAGGTCACCAAGGCCAATCAGGATAAGGTGCCCGCGTATTTTGTGCGCAAGCAAACGCTGGTCAATGCCGAGCGGTATATCACGCCGGAGTTGAAGGATTGGGAGGCGAAAATTTTGGGCGCAGATGAGCGGGCCAGGGATCTCGAGCGCGATTTGTTTGCCGCGTTGCGAGAAGAGGTAGCCGGTTGGGTGGAGCCCGTGCAGCGCACGGCGCTATCCGTGGCCACCGTAGATGTGTTGAGCACGCTGGCCGAGGTGGCGTTCTCCAATGATTATGTGCGTCCCCAGGTGGATAATAGCGTGCGTATTGATGTGAAGGATGGGCGACATCCCGCGGTTGAGCAGTTGCTTCCGGGCGGGCAGTTTGTGCCCAATGATCTGACGATTGACGGCGAGAAAGATCAAATTTTGCTGATTACTGGCCCAAATATGTCGGGGAAATCGACGATTTTGCGCCAGACCGGGTTGATTGCGCTTTTGGCGCAGGTCGGCAGTTTTGTGCCAGCGCGCGAGGCGCGTATTGGGGTGGTGGATCGCATTTTTACACGGGTGGGCGCATCCGATAATCTGGCGCGGGGCGAGAGTACGTTTTTGGTGGAGATGAATGAGGCGGCGAATATTTTGAATAATGCGACGCCGAAGAGTCTGGTGCTTTTGGACGAGATTGGACGTGGGACGAGTACGTTTGATGGGTTGAGCATTGCCTGGGCTATGACGGAGTATTTGCACAATGCCGAACAGATTCAGCCGCGGACGTTGTTTGCGACGCATTATCACGAGTTGACAGAGTTGGAGGATTTGCTGCCGCGGGTGGTGAATTACAGCGTTGCTGTGCGCGAGGCGGGCGATACCATCGCGTTTTTACACAAGTTGGTGCCGGGCGGGTGCGACCACAGCTACGGCATTGAGGTGGCGCGTCTGGCCGGGATGCCGGCAGAGATGATTGCGCGGGCAAAGGAGATTTTGAACCGCCTGGAGCAAAACGATCTGTCGGTGGGGTCAAAGCCCCAACCTGATCGCGTGAAGGAGAATGGGCAGATGCCGCTGTTTGCGCCAGCAGCAGAAGTGAGGGTTGAGCGGGAAGATCACCCGCTGCTTTCTGAGTTGCGCGATTTAG
- the trpS gene encoding tryptophan--tRNA ligase, with protein MEKKRILTGDRPTGRLHLGHYVGSLKNRVALQDDYESYFLVADLHMLTTQPQKEYIDALRENIYEMVLDYLAVGIDPQKSTIYLQSAIHAVYEMNLFFEMLVTLPRVARLPSVKDMARAANMTDEAIPFGLIGYPVLQSADILMPRAHVVPVGKDNEAHVEVTREIARRFNAYYGDVFPIPELLMGDVPTLVGTDGQAKMSKSLDNAIFLSDDEKTVEKKVRGMYTDPRRVRADIPGTVEGNPVFMYHDAFNPNVAEVNDLKTRYRQGRVGDVEVKDKLARALNVFLAPIRQRRAHFAAQSGYVEQVIYEGTLKTQALANETLLAMKKAMGFAGVWNRISRKARDRMKKQEKEAR; from the coding sequence ATGGAAAAAAAGCGAATTTTGACAGGTGATCGGCCCACGGGGCGTTTGCATCTCGGGCACTATGTTGGGTCTTTGAAAAATCGCGTGGCCTTGCAAGATGATTACGAGAGCTATTTTTTAGTGGCCGACCTGCACATGTTGACCACGCAGCCCCAAAAAGAATACATCGATGCACTGCGTGAAAATATCTATGAGATGGTATTGGATTATTTGGCTGTGGGTATAGATCCCCAAAAATCGACCATTTATTTGCAATCGGCCATTCACGCTGTGTACGAGATGAATCTATTTTTTGAGATGCTCGTGACATTGCCTCGCGTGGCGCGGTTGCCCAGTGTGAAAGATATGGCACGTGCGGCGAATATGACCGATGAAGCTATTCCATTTGGTCTGATTGGGTATCCAGTACTTCAAAGTGCCGATATTTTGATGCCGCGCGCACATGTTGTGCCAGTGGGGAAAGACAATGAGGCGCACGTTGAAGTGACGCGGGAAATTGCGCGTCGGTTCAACGCGTATTACGGCGATGTATTTCCCATTCCCGAACTTCTCATGGGCGATGTGCCTACCCTGGTGGGTACCGATGGACAGGCAAAGATGAGCAAAAGTCTCGACAATGCGATTTTTTTATCTGATGATGAAAAGACAGTAGAAAAAAAAGTGCGCGGTATGTACACAGACCCCAGGCGCGTTCGCGCGGATATTCCGGGAACTGTCGAAGGCAATCCCGTATTTATGTATCACGATGCATTTAATCCCAATGTCGCTGAAGTCAATGATCTCAAAACCCGCTATCGCCAGGGTCGCGTGGGCGATGTCGAAGTGAAAGATAAATTGGCACGTGCGCTCAATGTGTTTCTCGCACCTATCCGCCAGCGCCGAGCACATTTTGCGGCGCAGTCGGGTTATGTCGAGCAAGTGATTTACGAAGGCACGCTCAAAACCCAAGCACTTGCAAACGAAACGCTTTTGGCTATGAAAAAGGCGATGGGTTTTGCCGGCGTATGGAATCGAATTTCTCGCAAAGCGCGAGATAGAATGAAAAAACAAGAGAAGGAGGCGCGATGA
- a CDS encoding (d)CMP kinase, translated as MVIAIDGPAGAGKSTTARLVADQMEYLYLDTGAMYRAVGLAVLQQGVDPDDADGVTAVCRALDLAFEMRDGQLQTLLNGKNISDAIRSSEISQAASRVAVHSGVRDVLVALQRAMGRNGGIVLEGRDTGTAIFPDAELKIFLVADPAERARRRLRDLQKRGESAVFESLLDEIRIRDIRDRQTQLQRGAWPAPDAVCIDTTELSISEQVDRIVALAHRQNRA; from the coding sequence ATTGTTATTGCGATTGATGGCCCGGCAGGTGCTGGCAAGAGTACAACTGCACGGCTCGTTGCAGATCAAATGGAGTACCTGTATCTGGATACCGGGGCGATGTATCGCGCCGTGGGGCTGGCGGTCCTGCAACAGGGTGTTGATCCCGATGATGCCGATGGCGTAACCGCGGTGTGTCGTGCGCTCGATCTCGCATTTGAGATGCGAGATGGGCAGTTGCAAACCCTGCTCAATGGGAAAAATATATCCGATGCAATTCGCTCATCTGAAATTTCGCAGGCTGCGTCTCGCGTAGCTGTCCATTCAGGGGTGCGCGATGTGCTCGTTGCATTACAGCGGGCCATGGGACGGAATGGGGGTATTGTTTTAGAAGGTCGTGACACTGGTACCGCTATTTTTCCAGATGCGGAATTGAAAATTTTTCTTGTTGCCGATCCCGCCGAACGCGCGCGGCGACGACTCAGAGACTTGCAAAAAAGGGGCGAATCTGCTGTGTTTGAGTCGTTGTTGGACGAGATTCGCATTCGGGATATCCGCGACCGGCAAACGCAGTTGCAACGCGGCGCATGGCCCGCGCCCGATGCCGTGTGTATAGATACCACAGAATTGTCAATCTCAGAACAAGTGGATCGGATTGTTGCTCTTGCCCACAGGCAAAATAGGGCGTGA
- the scpB gene encoding SMC-Scp complex subunit ScpB, with protein MSERDDARVANLATDEDARNKGVVEALLIAADDPLGASHLSSVLGQHTGAKEIRAYVNDLNEEYAQTGRSFRVVEVAGGFQLAVHSEFAPWIRQLMRERVAPRLSQASLETLAILAFKQPVTKAEVEHIRGVSVDGVLRQLMEKGLIRISGRSDAPGRPLLYGTTRDFLKHFGLKTLSDLPRIRELEELLREEEQRVAEGKDSPLSGVINTDGESEQDTHDRAPEPVSGPRGGSFAAGERSVDPNG; from the coding sequence ATGTCTGAGAGAGATGACGCACGCGTCGCCAATCTGGCTACCGATGAAGATGCACGCAACAAAGGCGTTGTTGAAGCGTTGTTGATTGCAGCCGATGATCCTCTGGGAGCATCGCATCTGTCATCGGTTTTGGGACAGCATACTGGCGCAAAAGAAATTCGCGCTTATGTCAATGATCTCAATGAAGAATACGCACAGACGGGTCGCAGTTTCAGGGTTGTCGAAGTCGCGGGGGGCTTTCAGTTGGCTGTACACAGCGAATTTGCGCCATGGATTCGGCAACTGATGCGCGAGAGAGTCGCGCCCCGGCTTTCTCAAGCTTCCCTGGAAACGCTCGCTATTCTGGCTTTTAAACAGCCGGTTACCAAAGCCGAAGTCGAGCATATTCGCGGTGTGTCTGTCGATGGCGTTTTGCGGCAATTGATGGAAAAGGGCCTGATCCGCATTTCCGGGCGGTCAGACGCGCCCGGGCGGCCTCTGTTATACGGAACGACACGCGATTTTTTGAAGCATTTTGGCCTTAAGACCCTGTCTGATCTGCCCCGGATTCGCGAGTTGGAAGAGTTGCTTCGAGAAGAAGAACAACGGGTGGCCGAAGGCAAAGACAGCCCGTTATCGGGCGTGATCAATACCGATGGGGAAAGCGAACAGGATACCCATGACAGAGCGCCTGAACCGGTTTCTGGCCCGCGCGGGGGTAGCTTCGCGGCGGGCGAGCGATCGGTTGATCCAAACGGGTAG
- the mtaB gene encoding tRNA (N(6)-L-threonylcarbamoyladenosine(37)-C(2))-methylthiotransferase MtaB yields the protein MRDQKTVAFYTLGCKLNTYDTQWYAEQFVARGYREVPFGELADVTVVNTCTVTGQGDAQSRKALRRAHRISPTGTVVAVGCYAQTDPDALSAMPEVDLVVGTAERTQLLDLVNNTCSLGRTFVTRSRAADFQDMDIYNFGGRARAFVKIQEGCNEFCSFCIIPFARGRSRSRTLESTVLQVEKLVSAGYREVVLTGVHIGDYGVDLEARDLLQVLEAIEGIKGLERFRVSSIEATFVTDAMIDFFASSQKFCRHLHIPLQSGDNGVLKAMRRPYTREQYIALIEKLADRIPDVGIGGDVMVGFPGESDEAFQNTRDLIANHPMTYLHVFPYSPRGKTPAARMTNQVDPQVKKQRGAILRELGQQKVAAFQARFIGRTLPVLFENRRNGQFLQGLTDNYIRVVAPAPDAACEEIVDVRLQRVEDDVVVGELAGFEREILQHHARELLQVQSA from the coding sequence ATGCGAGATCAAAAGACAGTTGCGTTTTATACGCTGGGTTGTAAGCTCAATACCTATGACACGCAGTGGTATGCCGAGCAGTTTGTGGCGCGGGGTTATCGCGAGGTGCCATTTGGCGAGTTGGCTGATGTTACTGTGGTCAATACATGCACTGTGACCGGACAGGGGGACGCGCAGTCGCGCAAGGCATTGCGCAGAGCACATCGGATTTCGCCCACAGGTACCGTGGTTGCGGTGGGGTGTTATGCACAAACCGATCCAGATGCCCTATCTGCAATGCCCGAAGTCGATCTGGTGGTAGGAACAGCAGAGCGGACGCAACTTCTGGATCTGGTAAATAATACCTGCTCTTTGGGGCGCACGTTTGTGACGCGCAGTCGCGCGGCTGATTTCCAGGATATGGATATTTACAATTTTGGCGGGCGCGCTCGGGCTTTTGTCAAAATTCAGGAAGGATGCAATGAATTTTGCTCATTTTGCATTATTCCGTTTGCGCGAGGGCGCAGTCGCAGTCGCACGCTTGAGAGTACCGTATTGCAGGTCGAGAAATTGGTATCAGCGGGCTATCGAGAGGTGGTGCTGACGGGGGTGCATATTGGCGATTACGGCGTGGATTTAGAGGCGCGCGATTTGTTGCAGGTGTTGGAGGCTATTGAGGGGATCAAAGGATTGGAGCGCTTTCGCGTGAGTTCTATTGAAGCCACTTTTGTGACCGATGCCATGATTGACTTCTTTGCGTCGAGCCAGAAATTTTGCAGACATTTGCACATTCCATTGCAAAGCGGTGATAATGGTGTGTTGAAGGCAATGCGCCGCCCCTATACGCGGGAGCAGTATATCGCGCTGATTGAAAAACTCGCGGATCGGATTCCCGATGTGGGCATTGGCGGCGATGTGATGGTGGGTTTTCCCGGTGAGTCAGATGAGGCATTTCAAAATACGCGCGATTTGATTGCCAATCATCCCATGACGTATTTGCATGTATTTCCGTATTCGCCGCGCGGCAAAACGCCTGCAGCGCGCATGACAAATCAGGTTGATCCTCAGGTGAAAAAGCAACGCGGCGCAATACTTCGCGAATTGGGGCAGCAAAAGGTGGCGGCATTTCAAGCGCGGTTTATTGGGCGCACATTGCCCGTGCTTTTTGAAAACCGCCGCAATGGACAGTTTTTACAGGGGTTGACCGATAATTATATCCGGGTGGTTGCGCCCGCTCCAGATGCCGCGTGTGAAGAGATTGTAGATGTGCGCTTGCAGCGGGTTGAAGACGATGTGGTCGTCGGAGAATTGGCGGGTTTCGAGCGCGAAATATTACAGCATCACGCGCGGGAATTATTACAGGTGCAAAGTGCATAA